One segment of Alnus glutinosa chromosome 2, dhAlnGlut1.1, whole genome shotgun sequence DNA contains the following:
- the LOC133860049 gene encoding ACT domain-containing protein ACR6: protein MDDEYAKLFRRMNPPRVVVDNNACEDATVIQVDSVNRHGILLEVIQVLTDVNLVITKAYISSDAGWFMDVFNVIDHDGNKIRDKEVIDYIQMRIESNAGFAPSLRGSVGVMPSEEHTSIELSGTDRPGLLSEVCAVLADLHCNVVNAEIWTHNARAAAVVHVQDDSTGCAIKDPKRLSTIKELLCNVLKGSNDLKTANMTLSSPGVTNRRRRLHQIMFADRDYERVGGARLGGAGDKSSRPHVTVVDCIQKDYTVITMRSKDRPNLLFDIICTLTDMQYVVFHGVVNTGKMEAYQEFYIRHVDGLPISSEAERERVIQCLEAAIERRASEGLELELCTEDRVGLLSDITRIFRENSLSIKRAEISTKGGKAKDTFYVTDVTGNPVDPKIIDSIRGQIGHTILKVKHNLSTSPKAPQETTMGFLFGNLFKARTFQNFKLVRSCS, encoded by the exons ATGGATGATGAATATGCTAAGCTTTTCAGGAGGATGAACCCTCCCAG GGTTGTGGTCGACAACAATGCTTGTGAGGATGCCACTGTTATACAG GTTGACAGTGTAAACAGACATGGAATTCTCCTGGAAGTTATCCAAGTTCTTACGGATGTGAACCTTGTAATAACAAAAGCATACATCTCATCTGATGCTGGATGGTTCATGGATG TGTTTAACGTGATTGACCATGATGGGAACAAAATCAGAGATAAGGAAGTCATTGATTATATTCAAATG AGAATCGAAAGTAATGCCGGTTTTGCGCCCTCATTGAGAGGGTCTGTTGGGGTAATGCCCTCTGAAGAGCATACTTCAATAGAACTCAGTGGTACTGACCGACCTGGCTTATTGTCTGAAGTTTGTGCGGTTCTCGCAGACCTTCACTGTAATGTGGTGAATGCTGAGATATGGACACACAATGCAAGGGCTGCGGCTGTAGTTCACGTTCAAGATGATTCCACTGGGTGTGCAATCAAGGATCCAAAACGTCTCTCAACAATTAAGGAATTGCTCTGCAATGTCCTTAAGGGAAGCAATGACTTGAAAACTGCAAATATGACGCTTTCATCCCCTGGAGTTACAAATAGGAGGAGAAGATTACATCAGATTATGTTTGCCGACAGGGACTATGAAAGAGTTGGAGGAGCTAGACTAGGGGGAGCAGGAGACAAGAGCTCAAGACCTCATGTAACAGTGGTCGATTGCATCCAGAAAGATTACACTGTGATTACTATGAGGTCAAAAGATCGGCCAAACCTGTTATTTGACATCATTTGCACTTTAACTGACATGCAGTATGTAGTCTTTCATGGAGTGGTCAACACAGGGAAGATGGAAGCTTATCAG GAGTTTTATATTCGACATGTTGATGGGCTCCCTATAAGTTCGGAAGCTGAACGAGAACGCGTTATACAGTGTCTTGAGGCAGCCATTGAAAGGCGGGCATCTGAG GGATTGGAGCTTGAATTGTGCACAGAAGACCGGGTTGGACTCCTCTCAGATATCACTAGGATATTCCGGGAGAACAGTTTATCCATTAAAAGAGCAGAAATTTCGACCAAAGGTGGAAAAGCCAAAGACACTTTCTATGTCACAGATGTCACAGGTAACCCTGTTGATCCCAAGATTATCGATTCAATTCGGGGACAGATAGGCCACACAATACTGAAGGTGAAACATAATTTGAGTACTTCACCCAAGGCTCCTCAAGAAACCACAATGGGATTCCTCTTTGGGAATTTGTTTAAAGCTCgaactttccaaaatttcaaattggtCAGATCCTGCTCTTAA
- the LOC133860053 gene encoding pentatricopeptide repeat-containing protein At5g14080, protein MKSSATELASRISRTLISASNHTKPTRTWTPSLEQTLHGLGCRDSLTPPLVAQVIDPFLLTHHSLALGFFNWASQQPGFSHTSLTYQSVLKSLSLSRQFSAIDNLLKQVRAQKISLSSSVYRCLIASTIIGKKTYNAFLVFSEVSSAIQDIGPEICNSLLAALASDGYLEYAEQVFEKMVLKGVSLSTLGFGVFIWRFSGNGEVDRVLSMLDEVRRGNSEINGSIIVVLIVHGLCQASRVSEAYWVLDELRRRECKPDFMAYRIVTEGFRAIGSVVDIEKVLKKKRKLGVAPRASDYREFIFALVSERRIWEAKELGEVIVGGNFPIEDDVLNVLTGSVSAIDPGSAIVFLKFMVGKERLPTLLTLSNLSRNLCKHGKTEELLEVFRVLSFHDYFKDLESYNMMISFLCKAGRVKEAYGVLQEMKKKGLGPDVSSYNSLMEGCCREDLLRPAKRLWDEMFASGCGGNLKTYNILIQKFSEIGQVEEAQRLFYHMLEKGVLPDGTTYTSLLGGLCQEKKLEAAFEVFNESVKQDVVLAQTILSTFILFLCRGGHFVAASKLLCDLTCDIGHSDSHVILLKCLADAREYPAAIEHVKQVGKASPSMLQDTFGELLVSLSSSSKPEPISQLLQAMQEISDFQQ, encoded by the exons atGAAATCTAGTGCAACAGAGTTAGCATCTAGAATCAGCCGAACTCTGATCTCCGCCTCGAACCACACGAAGCCAACTCGGACATGGACTCCTTCACTCGAGCAGACCCTTCACGGACTCGGTTGCCGCGACTCGCTCACCCCACCACTCGTCGCCCAAGTCATCGACCCGTTCCTCCTCACCCACCACTCACTCGCTCTCGGATTCTTCAACTGGGCCTCTCAGCAACCCGGGTTCTCCCACACCTCTCTCACCTACCAATCAGTCCTCAAGTCTCTCTCACTTTCTCGCCAGTTCAGTGCCATTGACAACCTCTTGAAGCAAGTCAGAGCCCAGAAAATTAGTCTAAGTTCTTCGGTTTATCGTTGCCTGATTGCTTCAACGATCATAGGAAAGAAGACCTACAACGCTTTTTTAGTATTTAGTGAAGTTAGCTCAGCGATTCAAGACATTGGGCCCGAAATATGTAACTCTCTTTTGGCTGCTCTTGCTTCTGATGGGTATTTAGAATATGCTGAACAAGTGTTTGAGAAAATGGTTCTTAAAGGTGTTTCTTTGAGCACCCTTGGGTTTGGTGTGTTTATATGGAGGTTTAGTGGAAATGGTGAGGTGGATAGAGTTTTAAGCATGTTGGATGAGGTCAGGAGAGGTAATTCAGAGATTAATGGGTCTATTATAGTGGTTTTGATTGTTCATGGGCTTTGTCAGGCGTCAAGGGTGTCGGAGGCTTACTGGGTATTGGATGAGCTGAGGAGAAGGGAGTGCAAACCTGATTTCATGGCTTATAGGATTGTCACGGAAGGGTTTCGAGCAATAGGGAGTGTGGTTGATATAGAGAAggttttgaagaagaagagaaagctAGGGGTAGCTCCCAGGGCTAGTGATTACAGAGAGTTCATATTTGCTCTAGTTTCGGAGAGACGGATATGGGAAGCAAAAGAATTGGGTGAAGTGATAGTTGGTGGGAATTTCCCAATTGAGGATGATGTGCTTAATGTGTTGACAGGATCAGTTTCAGCCATTGATCCTGGTTCTGCAATCGTGTTTTTAAAGTTCATGGTTGGAAAAGAGAGACTTCCTACACTTCTGACTTTGAGCAATTTGAGTAGGAATCTGTGTAAGCATGGGAAGACTGAGGAACTGTTGGAAGTTTTCCGCGTTCTGTCTTTTCATGACTACTTTAAAGATTTGGAGAGTTACAATATGATGATTTCATTCCTGTGCAAGGCTGGGAGAGTTAAAGAAGCCTATGGGGTTCTTCAGgagatgaagaagaaaggatTGGGACCAGATGTCTCATCTTATAACTCTCTCATGGAAGGGTGCTGCAGGGAAGATCTGCTGCGTCCTGCTAAAAGACTGTGGGATGAGATGTTTGCAAGTGGGTGTGGCGGGAATTTAAAAACTTACAACATTCTCATTCAGAAGTTCTCAGAAATAGGTCAAGTTGAGGAGGCTCAGAGGCTCTTTTACCACATGTTGGAGAAAGGAGTGTTGCCTGATGGTACAACTTACACGTCCCTCTTAGGAGGGCtctgtcaagaaaaaaaattagaagctGCCTTTGAAGTCTTCAACGAGTCTGTTAAGCAGGACGTGGTTCTTGCACAAACCATATTGAGTacatttattctatttttatgcAGAGGGG GTCATTTTGTAGCTGCTTCTAAGTTGCTCTGTGATCTCACCTGTGATATAGGACATTCAGACTCCCatgtaattttgttaaaatgtcTAGCTGATGCTAGAGAGTATCCAGCTGCTATTGAGCACGTAAAACAGGTTGGAAAAGCCTCACCTTCAATGTTGCAAGACACATTCGGCGAACTTTTGGTGtcgctttcttcttcttcaaaaccAGAGCCAATTTCGCAGCTGCTTCAAGCAATGCAGGAAATATCTGATTTCCAGCAATGA
- the LOC133860051 gene encoding large ribosomal subunit protein eL8y-like has translation MAPKKGGKAPVAAAKKKPEKVSNPLFEKRPKQFGIGGALPPKRDLTRFVKWPKTVQIQRKKRILRQRLKVPPALNQFTKTLDKNLATNLFKMLLKYRPEDKAAKKERLLKRAQAESEGKPVEAKKPIVVKYGLNHVTYLIEQNKAQLVVIAHDVDPIELVVWLPALCRKMEIPYCIVKGKARLGAVVHQKTASVLCLTTVKNEDKLEFSKILEAIKANFNDKYDEYRKKWGGGIMGSKSQAKTKAKERLLAKEAAQRMS, from the exons ATg GCTCCGAAGAAAGGTGGAAAGGCACCAGTAGCAGCAGCGAAGAAGAAGCCG GAGAAGGTGTCAAACCCTTTGTTCGAGAAGCGCCCGAAGCAGTTCGGGATCGGAGGGGCGTTGCCGCCGAAGAGGGATCTGACCCGATTCGTGAAGTGGCCCAAGACCGTTCAGAtccagaggaagaagaggatcCTCAGGCAGCGGCTCAAGGTCCCACCCGCTCTCAACCAGTTCACGAAGACCCTTGACAAGAACCTCG CAACAAACTTGTTCAAGATGCTTCTCAAGTACAGGCCTGAGGACAAGGCAGCAAAGAAAGAGCGTCTCCTGAAAAGAGCTCAGGCAGAGTCTGAGGGAAAACCTGTTGAAGCAAAGAAGCCTATTGTTGTGAAATATGGTCTCAACCATGTCACTTACCTCATTGAGCAG AACAAAGCTCAGCTGGTGGTCATTGCACATGATGTGGACCCAATAGAGTTGGTAGTATGGCTTCCGGCATTGTGCAGGAAGATGGAAATCCCATACTGCATTGTGAAAGGGAAAGCACGCTTGGGGGCG GTTGTCCACCAGAAAACTGCATCAGTTTTGTGCTTGACCACTGTCAAAAATGAAGATAAGTTGGAGTTTAGCAAGATCTTAGAGGCTATCAAG GCCAACTTCAATGATAAGTATGACGAGTACAGGAAAAAGTGGGGTGGTGGAATCATGGGTTCCAAATCCCAGGCTAAAACTAAGGCCAAAGAGAGACTTCTTGCCAAGGAAGCTGCTCAGAGAATGTCTTAA